TATCTCTAAATGCCTTAAATCCTGCTGCTCCCAACGCATCCTTCCACGAGTTGAAATGTGTATTACTGATAACGAATCTTGCAAAGCTAAGGTTGGAATATTCAGATATGAACACAGTTTTGTTGTTGTTTATTAATTTTTTCGCCGCATTATAATTCTTCATAAGCCACTCTGCAATCTCCTCTGCGTTATTACCTTTGGGAATAAAATCCAACCCCGTGTCGTTAAGAGTCTCTCCCCCTTCTTCAAGATTGGTCACAACCATATTTCCAGCTCCACGTCTTGATCTCGTACCCAATCCACCGAGGTAAAGTAAGGCCCATAAAGAAGCGGCTGCATCTTTCAGATATTGCTCTTGCCGTGAAAACAAGATAATGTTAAATTTACTTCCTTCTCGGAAATAGGAGCGCTCTTTGCCCCTTTGCATAAAAACCGAATAAAAGTGATAGCCTACAGGATCATTTCTGCCTGGATTTGGATAGGAAGGGACAGGAGTTTTGTCAGGTTGGGTGACTCTGATTGAGAACGTTGAGCCTCCTACGGTTTCATCGCTGCTGCCGAATATCTTGTCTTCTGCTTTCTTTAATCTGTCCACCTCGGTTCCGGCCTGCATAGCCCGCCACCAAAATCGTAGCAACCCTTTAATGCTGGCTGCTCGGAGCTCCGCCTTGCTCTGATCTGCCCCTGAGAGAAACATTGGGGTAATAGTCTCTATTTCAAAAGTGATTTTTTTCATATCTTATTCTTTCCTCCTTTCCTTAAAGCTTCAAATTTATGCATTCAAGCTTTAGAATGAAATCAGCTAATCTTGCCAATATCATGTAAAAGAGCGCCTTTAACGATTGATAAAAAATTATCTATCATATATTTTGCTCCTTCCTATTTGTGTAACAGCAAAGCTCCCAATATTATCGTATGATATTATTTTTGATTAAATACCATATTCGAACCCTCCGTATAATAAGTTCAAAGTTCAAGGTTTAAAGTTAAAAACTTATAAAAGTATCCTATATTTATATTTTGTTTGCAACAGAAGAAATATTTCCGAAATATTGTTATTTTATAATCTTTTCACTCTGAACCAATAAAACATTTTCTTTTTTAGCGATTTCTATCATCTTTGATGTGAAACCATTTTTACTGAATAATATAAATTTTTCTTTTCTTTTATTTTTGTGCCAGTCAACAAGTTGCGATTTTTTTACAAGGTCTTGATAAATATTATCACCCACTTTTTTATTGCTCCATTTACATTATCCAAAGTATGCTGTATTTGACTCATCATCAAGCGCAATAATATCTATTTCTTCGTTCTGTCTAATTACAAACTTCAAGCAATCTCCAAAAAGTATAATCACGATTCGTATAATTTAAATTATACTTATGACTCAATCCTTATCTTCCCCTTCTCCACCCTT
Above is a window of Nitrospirota bacterium DNA encoding:
- the cmr1 gene encoding type III-B CRISPR module RAMP protein Cmr1, whose product is MKKITFEIETITPMFLSGADQSKAELRAASIKGLLRFWWRAMQAGTEVDRLKKAEDKIFGSSDETVGGSTFSIRVTQPDKTPVPSYPNPGRNDPVGYHFYSVFMQRGKERSYFREGSKFNIILFSRQEQYLKDAAASLWALLYLGGLGTRSRRGAGNMVVTNLEEGGETLNDTGLDFIPKGNNAEEIAEWLMKNYNAAKKLINNNKTVFISEYSNLSFARFVISNTHFNSWKDALGAAGFKAFRDNNKSRIYETASFGFPVIHRTTPTTVTGKAGGEPYARRSSPIIFKVIKAGNKFYWIVIRLSGEFLPDGGVIKANNTQKTQKPDYGIIDEYWSELKSNGTEYILSMPDSLKDIIGKIRKEYDPQKIILFGSKARGDFHSRSDTDIAVESEKQLPTSTLNGALDMINLKTAEVSLKKIIDKEGVVIYERKN